ttgacacactgaaagaacagtaggtaaaagattaccataccccgatgttccttctgcagtctcgctaacaaccatgtttactgttttcttctcttgagctggttttttctcttgcttaaatttgcggtctggacaagcgcttgcccaatgatcagtacttccgcaaacaaagcaaccagctcctttgttcttctttttgaacgaggctgcctgcttgggcttcgtggcattctgttgcttgtttttctttttattattatgtgatgcattggagttcttcttttgtaccatattggcactagaagtctcaactccttttccacgagtgtcttttgctctcgccctctcctcaacatcaagagaaccaataagctcggccacgctaaactcttgtctcttatgttttagagtggtagcaaaatccgtccaagaaggtggcagtttagcgataataccgccggccacgaacttgtcaggtaagacacatgggaattgttcgagttctttagccagtgcctgtatttcatgagcctgttcaactacaggacggttttccaccatcttatagtcaaacagctgctccatgatgtacagctcgctaccagcatcagaaacaccaaacttctcatctaatgcatcccataactcttttgcagatgtgcacgttagataagaatcaacatacttgttggcaagagcgccaatcacggcgcctcgaaacaggttatcggcaacgtcgaacattctctcctcttcaggagtgaactgttcgggtttcccctgtgcggcgtgatagcagttcattgcggtcaaccacagtatcatcttactacgccatctcttgtaaaatgtcccatcaaaaggttcacttggttttaacgcagcagcaaaaccactaacagaaaaatgcctaatatcagatttttggattgttagaaagttaggcatttttagttttaatttaatccagaaaaacagtgcgatatatgtgatgacatgtatgtgcatgtgtgtataactactcgcataagcagtaaatAACAATAAAACATGCACGAATACGAAGAATagagtgtacccagcggagggaccgatgctcaaggcatcagtggctccattcacacgagtcatctcgtgtgtttgttcgatgtagccgtacgaagtcgATGCAGGAAGgtgtacgcagtgcagtccctcgaacggtcgccgggaagaagacgaagcagatcacgcgagcagtcgcgaagacgctccccaaaaatctgatcgcccgcacacccgtgcaagtgtatctctgcggtcggtgatttcggaggcctgctctcccactctctctgtgctcgcagaaggtgggacggGAATGTGTTGCTTGCAATTCGCGTGAGGCAATTCGCGTGTCTGGAAGAgccctccctctccattcttataggcggtcagaaggagggagaagaccaacggacagaaacggtcgcgcattagaactggaaactgacgacagtaatgacgtccgttactagccataatgacgtccgttactagccataacgacgtccgttactagccataataACGTGAAACGGACGGTTATTatgacgtccgttactagccataatgACGTGAAACGGACGGTTATTATGACGGTCATCGCTCcaggcaaaatgcgcaaccgtttgaaaggaatattcggtattcggaccaaggtccgatctaccacgagccacgagccacgagccacgagccacggcccggccgtgccggcggcggcggcggcggcgcgcgcgcgcgcgcgtgtggcagtccttcatccttttctcaacttctcaatagatgcaccaatagtccacctatttaagttgattgatttgtcttttgaacttccaatatggtactaaataattagtacaccatagcattaaagtgggccattagcattgactattattgaatattaatttgggccaagcccacattaatccaacagaTTATTACCAAAACACTTGCTCTTCGGTTGGCTCCGAGAATGACTGAGATTATCTCGCCTTTTCAAAGCGCCTTTATTAAATCACGGAGCCTCCATGAGAACTTCCTTGCTGTGAGAAGCACGATAGGCTCCATGAGAACTTCCTTGCTGTGAGAAGCACGATTAGGCGTTTCCAGCGTAACAACTCACCAACTCTATTCATCAAGCTGGACATTGCCAAATTAAAGCACATCAAAAGTTTGGCTCGCCAGTGTTGGGCCCATGTGTAAACCGTTCTTGAGCCGaccattgcaagaacagataacACGTAATGACTCAATGCTATATCATCAATGGCTTGTTCGGTTAGGGGTGGAATAAGAGAGATTGAAGGAGATTTAATCCCTatctattcaaaattgaataggaaGGGATCAAATCTCCTTCAATCCACTCCCTTCCCCCATGTAAACGAACATGGCCCAAGTGGGTTTAGTCGGGTTAACACCTGGACCCATTATTGGCAAAACGAAGTTTTGCAAAGGCTAGAAGATTCTTCACTGTAATGACTCATTGTTATAACATTAAGTGAGTTAGAGTCTGTTTTGGTTCAGTTATGGGCTATGAAAAAATGGTTGAGTTGTAAAAAAGCTATCCGATGTGTGTTGTGATTGTGAAGAAACTGAAAGCTAAAACCTGGGTCCACGCCTCCACGGTACTGTGAAAATTGTACTCCCTCCGcctaaattaaaatttgttttagTTAACTAATGAGTTCATTtatatgttttatatatgtgtcatCTTTATCCATTTGGATATAAACATAAAAACTGATTTTagaaattaaaattcgttttattATTGAAAGAAATAAAACGTCTGCTATTTTGAGACATACTACAAAGTAACTACTTTTAGAAAAGCGAAGCTCTGATTCTATCTGTTTTTTTggctttctgtttttttttgccgCCGAAGCACTTTTCAAACGCAGGTCAGGTTAGGTTACCCGCTCCTAAAAATCCTTCTCAGCAGTAAGGAGCTTGACCTGGCACATTACTATGGCGCCTGTACTGCGTTTGGATCATCATGCCACACAAACTTGGAAACTCTGCAGGATTCAAGAACTTGCTAAGTGTTGTTGCTTCGCAACATTCATTCTTTCAATAATAGCCAATCCctaaggtcccgtttgtttcctttcattttgaggaattaaaATCTTACTAATGAGATATGCTATTTTTTTTATAATGTGATATTCCACCACTttacaaagttatcatataagtctatctcaaattcattaggtgagagatggaaattgattctatagatttacatgctatttttacgatgtacaacttataacacactcttctacttgcttcgttataacatgaatatagtatataactatctctctcatatgatttaagacaatatacaaatatattacatatatataaatatatgaacttaattagttttgtctaaattataattattaaaatgaaattcaattcctacgaaacaaacggggcctaatgCGAAATGTCACGGGTGCTTTATCACAAGAGGATTTAACGCATCAGGCAATCAGTTGTAGCAGTGTTCATATACACAGTTTGATATTCACTGTAATAGCCACGCCATATTGAGCAGATGCCATTGTTGttgcttgattgtgctatctacgGTTTTGTGCCATTTTTTATGTCCTTAACAAGGAAATGCAATGGCATCAGAGACCCAGAAGTGCAATTATGAAGATAGGAGGGATTAACAGCTTAATAAAATGATGTCATGTCATCATTAACACGGGGTAAAGAGATGCATTGCAAAAATGAAGAATGACCTAGTTCAAGGAAAAGGACATAATTTGATTCAACCTTCAGAACTGAGATGATGTACTGATGACGAAACAACACCAGATCAACAGAGAACATCTGCATGCATAGAAGATAATGAATGCCTAATTAACCAAATAAAATTTGGAAGCCATATCAGGTGCACAAACATCTGTTAAGAGTCAAAATAGTATCTGCCATTCTGCCTTATGGTTTACCAAATTTCTCATATTAGGTTCACCATCCTATGTAATTCCTATAACCAACTTCTGAAACTATGTTGTCATAGGTGATTTTTCCTTAGTCATCCATTTTGTAAGAAACTAAAAATAGCATGAACCAACAAAGATGCTTCAACCTAATGTATTATCACTTTTCTATGATCATTCAAATGCTTAATTGCCTCCTCTACAGCTATGCAATGCTTCTCCAACGGGGTACAGTTGCACAATCCCCATGTATCAGTCATCAGGAAGTTCTATAGCTCTTCCCTCCCTTTTTTATAACCGAATTTTCTCAATGATGTGATATAGCTCTTTTAAACAAAAGTTTATCACTTCCCTTTCTCAACCACCAACAGGTTCCACACCAAGTGACAGACCAGGTAAGCTTTGCACTACATGCCCATTCGGTAGTGAAGCATAAAGAAGAGAAAGGGGCTAAAAGGTTCCAACAAGTTTGTGCTCAAAGAATATGCTAAGTAGATCCCTTTCCAGTGCGAGCCTACAAAAAGACCATGCTCTCCCATGCTATCGACCATTACATCTTTGCAGTATCACCGCCAGAGCTAGCCTCATTTATCATGGCATCCTTCATCAGCTGTCCGTCAATCTATTCTGTGGCTACATGTGGTAAAGCCATGGATGATCTTCGATCGCAGGGTGGTCATGCCTGAAAGCCTACAGCGCAGAGGGCAACCTAGCATCTTTGGCAGAGTCTTGTATGTCTCCTTCAATTGATTATGGGTATACTACAGCTTGTCCTGAACTCATGTACTGTTGTCAACTTCTATATTACTAAAGAGTAATGAACTGATTATCACTTCTTTGAAACTCATTATATTGTCTATTGTTGTTTTGTCCCTATGTGTGATTGTAATAGAGACTTGTGGTATTGAGAGATTAAAGCCCAAAAGTTAGCTTATTAAAACTTTTCGGTGATATCGCTAAGAAAATTAAAATGATGAGTATGTCTACCGTGAAAAGCACTCTAGACAGTGTGGCAACTCTCTTCAACTTTACTTCTGAGATCATGAGATCAGTCCACCTTGGCAATCTCGCCATCTAATAACCTTTTAGGAACAACCTTATCATGCAGGTTAATTTAGAGTATTAAACACCAGTGAACTAACATTCCTCAGATCCCGGTTCTCTACATGTTTAATTTCTGAATTTTTCCAAACTGAACAACTGCCCATCATGCTATTAATCTATTAGGCACAGTCCCATGTCCTAGCAGTTGAATTGGGCACTACAGAATACATATATTTTGAAAATCCCCATTGCAACAGTTGTCACACCCAATTCCAACTAACAATTGCTTGTTTATTCTTTCTACAATTTCGACTAATCAAGTTTGCAATTCACAAACACGAATGGAACACGAATTTCGACTAATCAAGTTTGCAATTCGTGTACAAAATCACAGTTTGCAATTCCAAGTTTCCAACTGATCCTCATGAATCATGAGGGTAAGAACACGAACTGACCTGCCCGCTACTCCGCCGCCTCTGCATCGTCCTTGGAGAATCCAGCGATGTCGCTGGTCCTGAAAAAATCCTCCCAGTTCCTCCCATCGAACTTCCGGTACTCGACGTGCTTCAGGGTACCGGGGTCGACGCAGGCCACGGTGATGGCCACGCCGTCCGGGTTGGACCTCGGGGTGTAGAAGGAGGTGATGCCGCAGGTCTTGCAAAAGGTGTGCTTGGCCGTGTGCGTGCCGAAGGTGTAGGTGGTGATGAACTCGTCAGCGCCGGCCTGCAGCTTGAACTTGGCGGCGGGGACGATGAAGTGGGTGTTCGCGCGCATGGAACAGTCGGAGCAGTTGCAGATCCACGCCACTACGCTCGCGGGGGCCTCGACCTGCCACCGCAAGCGCCGGCAGTGGCAACCGCCGGTGTGAACGACGACCGCCTCGGAGGCCATGAAGGTTTGCAGAGCGCGAGCTCCTGCGGTCTGCAACTCGCAACCCGCGCTGACTCGTAACAGTAACTTCTAAAAAAAAACTTGCTAACATTATATTTAACAAGTTGCTAAATAGCCCGATTTTTTTGGTTTTTAATccatttttcgacaaaaattaacaTTCAGACTCATGAACAAATGCATTTTTGGACCCTACGCTCGGCGCCATGACATGTGAcgccatggcgccgagctcgcTGACATGGCGGAGTTCGTGGCAatctagctcggcgccacagatattGACGCTGAGTTAGGATTTAAGCTCCGTGGctattttcttctttctcctcttCTCTTCTCTCTTTTCTTCCTCCGCCCGTGCGACCTCTGCCCGTCTGCCCCACCTGCACAATCCACCGCCGCCCCCTCCACCAGGCCGCCCCCTCCGACTAGCCCGCCGCCGCCCGCGCCCCCCTCCGACGAGCGCGTCCGTGGACGCCGCAGACGAGGCGGACTCGGCTCCGCCGCCACCCTCGCCGACGGTGCTAGCCAGCGCCGCCCTCTGGTTCCGCCCCTCAACGCACAAGGTATTTTTTACTTAATTTTTTAATTGATTTAGGAGCTAGTGGTTAGTTAGTGTGTAGCATTTAGTTAGTGTTTACTTTGTTAACAATTTAGTGTTTAGGATTTCAGTTTTAGGTAGCACATGTTCGCTTGGGTTAATGCATAGTTAGCTAGTTGTTTAATTGTTAGTATATAATTAGCTAGATATTTACATGTGACTATATGTAGTCTTTATATATGTCACCTCCCCTATACATGTGTTTAATTGTTAGTATACAATTTAGTGTTTAATTGTTCGATTGGGTGCATGTCAGCCATCATGCTGTTCATTTTTCTACAGGTTCAGAAACCTCACCGTATAGGAGAGGTGCTGCTGAATTActtatttattacttagtaagtatTTAGGTATTATTAGATGGGTATAGTAATAAGTTAGACAATAGTTGATAGTGTTAGTCAGGGTACCATTTTTaatggttattaagttatgaatccgTGATTGCAATAGATGGACACACTAGTGACACTATACCACGGAGGAAGCGTGGAGGAAGATGTTTATGAGAATGTTAGTTTTTATGGTATGAAGAAGGTGATCGTGATGTTCGATGAAAGACCCTCTTTTGGCCAGATTTTCGCTCGgtcttgtgaggagattagttacAATTTAAACGACCCTAGCATATCAATTGAGAGTTTATTGTCCCATGTTACATCTGAGATAGTTGcccgacggttgatctccattgccTCAGAAGATGACTGGGTGAAATATGTCAGAATTGTGAAGACGATtgttccaccatgtttggatgtagTTGTTCGAAAGTTATTGTTTAGTCATTGCGATGCTCCAGTCGAGTtatctccacaaatgccaaatgcatctcgtagTGAAGCACCTTTGCCTGAGCTTCCGGAAGAAGTGGTTGTGCCAGATGCTCAATCGGCCCTGAACGAGTTTGAGATTTCTCGTCCTGTTCGcggcgtttgtggggcttctaatctggtggtaccccccaggagatcccattgacccaggatccaatccaggatcatcctagtaagtgtatTTAACACGTTGTTCATATCCATTGTTAATTtgtttgattagactttttaatgtaTTATTTCCTCCTTCAACgcgatgcaggatctccacaaCTAGATAATGGTGCTTATCTTCATGTGCCCCTATCATACAATATGGACCACATATGCAGGGCCTcaaatagtgttgatgttcagattgaggatgaggaggagccatatgaggctgcacgaGCCTTAGATTTTGATGATGACCGcccggttcaagaaatgaccgagcaagaaattgaactcataagacgtttgtgtcccGAGCGTGACCCTACAatacatgaatttagcagtctAAGTCATTCCACCAGTGCATGTGCAGAAGGACGTGATtatgaactgctagaggctctGGATAACGCCGACAACATTGAGATTAAGGtaggcttacttttcaaggacctgcctacactgagacgatggctacagtAATATTCTATGAACCGCAAGAGGTTGTTCAAGGTGAGACACTCGTATGCACATCGTCGTTACACAGTTGTGTGCGAGGTGTCggaatgtaattggagggtatgtgcccgaaggcagaaggaaaccggaaagtttaagatcacacaaattgtaggtccacacacttgtgcccagacagagctgagctctaagcatcgtcagtGGACATCTACCCTAATTGTGAAAAGGCTATTAGGGACATTGAAGGGTCAGCCAAATTggaaggtgaagtcaattatgaccatgatTTGGGAGTtgtttggttacaggatcaaGTATGGGAAA
This portion of the Zea mays cultivar B73 chromosome 2, Zm-B73-REFERENCE-NAM-5.0, whole genome shotgun sequence genome encodes:
- the LOC100282226 gene encoding uncharacterized protein LOC100282226, with the translated sequence MASEAVVVHTGGCHCRRLRWQVEAPASVVAWICNCSDCSMRANTHFIVPAAKFKLQAGADEFITTYTFGTHTAKHTFCKTCGITSFYTPRSNPDGVAITVACVDPGTLKHVEYRKFDGRNWEDFFRTSDIAGFSKDDAEAAE